A part of Micromonospora chersina genomic DNA contains:
- a CDS encoding GNAT family N-acetyltransferase, protein MDEAEPRATLAGIAHEAGGGTVRLRPVTEPDLAMLRRFATEPGLIGLDWAGYRDPGAPDRRHAEDGHLGEQDGRLIVQVEPEQAAAGLVSYRSGIYGGRAPYWEIGIALLPEWRGRGVGWRAQALLCDYLFAHTPAQRIQAGTHAENVAEQRSLEKAGFQFEGVVRACEFRAGAWRDGHLYSRLRDDPSPL, encoded by the coding sequence ATGGACGAAGCCGAGCCGCGGGCGACGCTCGCCGGCATCGCGCACGAGGCGGGCGGCGGCACGGTTCGGCTGCGCCCGGTCACCGAGCCGGACCTGGCGATGCTCCGCCGGTTCGCCACCGAGCCGGGCCTGATCGGGCTCGACTGGGCCGGTTACCGGGATCCCGGCGCGCCCGACCGCCGCCACGCCGAGGACGGCCACCTGGGCGAGCAGGACGGCCGGCTGATCGTCCAGGTCGAGCCCGAGCAGGCCGCCGCCGGGCTCGTCAGCTACCGGTCGGGAATCTACGGCGGCCGGGCACCGTACTGGGAGATCGGCATCGCCCTGCTGCCCGAGTGGCGTGGTCGGGGCGTCGGGTGGCGGGCCCAGGCGCTGCTCTGCGACTACCTGTTCGCGCACACGCCGGCGCAGCGGATCCAGGCCGGCACCCACGCGGAGAACGTCGCCGAGCAGCGGTCGCTGGAGAAGGCCGGCTTCCAGTTCGAAGGGGTCGTCCGCGCCTGCGAGTTCCGCGCCGGCGCGTGGCGCGACGGGCACCTCTACAGCCGGCTGCGCGACGACCCGTCCCCGCTCTGA
- a CDS encoding Vms1/Ankzf1 family peptidyl-tRNA hydrolase, translated as MQLSFLRPLYDRPGPWCSVYMDASRDTHDSRPQVDLRWRALKGDLIGQGADQATVEAVEEVVRRHTPMPGDYGIAVFANRGRVVLTEYLSAPPLRDLASWSALPHTMPLVAQRGEQIAWVRVLADRTGADAVAVSAGGVPRRATVKGRESWQLRRVQPGGWSQSRYQRAAMEAWHHNAGDAAAATAELADRVGADVVVVAGDIRATGMIAAQLPERWQDVLVRTDAGSREYVGSDDMLMDDITVQTIAEVADQRIATALDRFGVQEDVGAGLDAVVSALQRNQVDTMLIVDDPSADGELWIGPEPTEIATDPRQLADMSVSDPQKVRADAALLRALIGTDAELTVLAPEEAPELTDGVGAVLRYVDASTPGRGNG; from the coding sequence ATGCAGCTGTCCTTCCTGCGCCCGCTCTACGACCGTCCCGGGCCCTGGTGCTCGGTGTACATGGACGCCTCCCGGGACACCCACGACTCGCGTCCGCAGGTCGACCTGCGCTGGCGCGCGCTCAAGGGCGACCTCATCGGGCAGGGTGCCGACCAGGCGACCGTCGAGGCGGTCGAGGAGGTGGTCCGCCGGCACACCCCGATGCCCGGCGACTACGGCATCGCGGTGTTCGCCAACCGGGGACGGGTGGTGCTCACCGAGTACCTCTCCGCGCCACCGTTGCGCGACCTGGCGAGCTGGTCCGCGCTGCCGCACACGATGCCGCTCGTCGCGCAGCGCGGCGAGCAGATCGCCTGGGTGCGGGTGCTGGCCGACCGGACCGGCGCGGACGCCGTCGCGGTCAGCGCCGGCGGGGTGCCGCGCCGGGCCACGGTGAAGGGGCGGGAGAGCTGGCAGCTGCGCCGGGTGCAGCCGGGCGGCTGGTCGCAGTCCCGCTACCAGCGGGCCGCCATGGAGGCGTGGCACCACAACGCCGGTGACGCCGCCGCGGCCACCGCCGAACTGGCCGACCGGGTCGGCGCGGACGTGGTGGTGGTCGCCGGGGACATCCGGGCCACCGGGATGATCGCCGCCCAGCTGCCGGAGCGCTGGCAGGACGTCCTGGTCCGCACGGACGCCGGCTCCCGCGAGTACGTCGGCTCCGACGACATGCTGATGGACGACATCACCGTGCAGACCATCGCCGAGGTCGCCGACCAGCGGATCGCCACCGCGCTGGACCGCTTCGGCGTGCAGGAGGACGTCGGCGCCGGCCTGGACGCGGTCGTCTCCGCCCTGCAACGCAACCAGGTCGACACCATGCTGATCGTCGACGACCCGTCCGCCGACGGCGAGCTGTGGATCGGGCCGGAGCCCACGGAGATCGCCACCGACCCGCGGCAGCTGGCGGACATGTCCGTGTCCGACCCGCAGAAGGTGCGCGCCGACGCCGCGCTGCTGAGGGCGCTCATCGGCACCGACGCGGAGCTCACCGTGCTCGCGCCCGAGGAGGCGCCGGAGCTCACCGACGGGGTCGGCGCCGTCCTGCGCTACGTCGACGCCAGCACACCCGGGCGGGGCAATGGCTGA
- a CDS encoding RNA polymerase sigma factor → MTDVNEVITRVHREEWARVVAALARRFGDLDIAEDMAAEAFATAVERWPVEGVPPSPGAWLTTTAHRKAVDRLRREVRREEKHREALMLSDTPEPLGAIDDDRLRLVFTCCHPALAMEVRIALTLRLVGGLTVPEIARAFLVQESAMSRRITRAKAKIKAARIPFGVPFRDDLPARLTGVLAVLYLIFNEGYLASGPGTEAVRGDLTAEAIRLTRLVRALMPADGEVAGLLALMLLTEARRAARVSASGELVTLEEQDRGAWDRELIAEGHALVRARLASGQAPGRYQILAAINAVHTDAPDARDTDWSQVVALYDQLLRLDPSPIVRLNRAVAVAELDGPEVALAQVDGLPLEGYHAFHAARAALLRRLGRSAESRAAYDRAIGLAGNTAETAYLIRRRDQLAGAAERLTGG, encoded by the coding sequence ATGACCGACGTCAACGAGGTGATCACCCGCGTCCACCGCGAGGAGTGGGCCCGGGTGGTCGCGGCCCTGGCCCGGCGCTTCGGCGACCTCGACATCGCCGAGGACATGGCCGCCGAGGCGTTCGCGACCGCCGTCGAGCGCTGGCCCGTCGAGGGCGTCCCGCCGAGTCCCGGCGCGTGGCTCACCACCACCGCCCACCGCAAGGCCGTCGACCGGCTCCGGCGGGAGGTCAGGCGCGAGGAGAAACACCGGGAGGCGCTGATGCTGTCCGACACCCCCGAGCCGCTCGGCGCCATCGACGACGACCGGCTCCGCCTCGTCTTCACCTGCTGCCACCCGGCTCTCGCCATGGAGGTGCGCATCGCGCTGACCCTCCGGCTGGTCGGCGGGCTCACCGTGCCCGAGATCGCCCGCGCGTTCCTGGTCCAGGAGAGCGCCATGAGCCGGCGGATCACCCGCGCGAAGGCGAAGATCAAGGCGGCCCGGATCCCCTTCGGCGTGCCGTTCCGGGACGACCTCCCGGCCCGGCTCACCGGGGTGCTGGCCGTCCTCTACCTGATCTTCAACGAGGGCTACCTGGCCTCGGGCCCCGGCACGGAGGCGGTCCGCGGCGACCTGACCGCCGAGGCCATCCGGCTGACCCGGCTGGTCCGGGCCCTCATGCCGGCGGACGGCGAGGTCGCCGGCCTCCTGGCGCTGATGCTCCTGACCGAGGCCCGCCGGGCGGCGCGGGTGTCGGCGAGCGGCGAGCTGGTGACCCTGGAGGAGCAGGACCGGGGCGCCTGGGACCGCGAGCTGATCGCCGAGGGCCACGCCCTGGTCCGCGCGCGGCTCGCGTCCGGCCAGGCGCCGGGGCGGTACCAGATCCTCGCCGCGATCAACGCCGTCCACACCGACGCCCCCGACGCCCGGGACACCGACTGGTCGCAGGTCGTCGCGCTCTACGACCAGCTGCTGCGCCTCGACCCCTCGCCGATCGTGCGGCTCAACCGGGCGGTAGCGGTCGCCGAGCTCGACGGCCCGGAGGTCGCCCTGGCGCAGGTGGACGGCCTGCCGCTGGAGGGTTACCACGCCTTCCACGCCGCCCGCGCCGCCCTGCTGCGCCGGCTCGGCCGGAGCGCGGAGTCGCGCGCGGCGTACGACCGGGCCATCGGGCTGGCCGGCAACACCGCCGAGACGGCGTACCTCATCCGTCGCCGCGACCAGCTCGCCGGGGCGGCGGAGCGGCTCACGGGCGGCTAG
- a CDS encoding SigB/SigF/SigG family RNA polymerase sigma factor — protein sequence MFGQTTTTTPPPTERGLEDLDAAALAYAARIAGLPPERRQEARDDLVRFALPFAGRLARRYRGRGEPLEDLEQVARLGLVNAVDRYDPERGSFTAYAAITIVGEIKRHFRDRTWGVHVPRRLRDLILEVGQATAALTSELSRAPTVAELAERLETPEEEILAALESAAGYSPASLNAPVGGESSAEFGDLVGESDNALESVDDRVTVSGLLHRLPWRERRILAMRFYGNQTQAEIAARFGISQMHVSRLLSRALTWLRQAMLADAPPPWQNGAAESEPAKARISVRQNGDRVVVEVGGEVDRDGADQLRKAMLEAVTGQPREVVVDLVGAGGFDAGGIAALMAGRDAAARTGVPLRLTRVQPAVRRSLAAAGLPAAD from the coding sequence ATGTTCGGACAGACCACCACAACCACACCACCACCCACCGAACGGGGCCTGGAGGACCTCGACGCGGCGGCGCTGGCGTACGCGGCACGGATCGCCGGCCTGCCACCGGAGCGGCGGCAGGAGGCGCGGGACGACCTGGTCCGCTTCGCGCTGCCCTTCGCCGGCCGGCTGGCCCGCCGTTACCGGGGCCGCGGGGAACCGCTGGAGGATCTGGAGCAGGTGGCCCGCCTCGGCCTGGTCAACGCCGTCGACCGGTACGACCCCGAGCGGGGCTCGTTCACCGCGTACGCGGCCATCACCATCGTCGGCGAGATCAAACGGCACTTCCGGGACCGCACCTGGGGTGTGCACGTGCCGCGCCGGCTGCGCGACCTGATCCTGGAGGTCGGGCAGGCGACCGCGGCGCTGACCAGCGAGCTGTCCCGGGCGCCCACGGTGGCCGAGCTGGCGGAGCGGCTGGAGACGCCGGAGGAGGAGATCCTCGCCGCGCTGGAGTCGGCCGCCGGCTACAGCCCGGCCTCGCTCAACGCGCCGGTCGGCGGGGAGAGCTCCGCCGAGTTCGGCGACCTGGTGGGCGAGTCGGACAACGCCCTGGAGTCGGTCGACGACCGGGTCACGGTCAGCGGCCTGCTGCACCGGCTGCCCTGGCGCGAGCGGCGGATCCTCGCCATGCGCTTCTACGGCAACCAGACCCAGGCGGAGATCGCGGCCCGGTTCGGCATCTCGCAGATGCACGTGTCCCGGCTGCTGTCCCGGGCGCTGACCTGGCTGCGCCAGGCCATGCTCGCCGACGCCCCGCCGCCCTGGCAGAACGGCGCGGCCGAGTCCGAGCCGGCCAAGGCGCGGATCTCGGTGCGGCAGAACGGCGACCGGGTGGTCGTCGAGGTCGGGGGAGAGGTCGACCGGGACGGTGCCGACCAGCTCCGCAAGGCCATGCTGGAGGCGGTCACGGGGCAGCCCCGCGAGGTGGTGGTCGACCTCGTGGGCGCGGGCGGCTTCGACGCCGGCGGGATCGCCGCGCTGATGGCCGGCCGGGACGCCGCCGCGCGTACCGGGGTGCCGCTGCGGCTGACCCGGGTGCAGCCCGCGGTGCGCCGCTCGCTCGCCGCGGCCGGCCTGCCCGCCGCCGACTGA
- a CDS encoding glutamate--cysteine ligase: protein MGEDVGARTFSREDRARYRDKVRRCLDVFAEMLRESRFDVERPMTGLEIELNLVDDESQPAMRNADVLEAIADPSFQTELGQFNVEINVAPRRLTGTGTAQFEEHVRASLNAAEEKARTVGAHMVMIGILPTLRPEHLTAETLSANPRYALLNEQIFAARGEDLRISISGVERLATTADTITPEAACTSTQFHLQVSPAQFADYWNAAQAIAGVQVALGANSPLLFGRELWRETRVPLFQQATDTRAEEIKAQGVRPRVWFGERWITSVFDLFEENVRYFPALLPVCDPEDPAETLAAGGVPKLAELRLHNGTVYRWNRPVYDVLKGRPHLRVENRVLPAGPTVLDTVVNGAFYFGLVRALAESDRPLWSQMSFSAAEENFTNCARHGIDAQVFWPGLGYLPVTELVLRRLLPLAHHGLDRWGLDPAERDRLLGIVEQRCLTGRNGATWQVETLHRLESADHLDRPEALREVVRHYVDLMHSNRPVHEWPIP from the coding sequence ATGGGCGAGGACGTCGGCGCGCGCACCTTCAGCCGGGAGGACCGGGCCCGCTACCGCGACAAGGTGCGGCGCTGCCTGGACGTGTTCGCCGAGATGCTGCGCGAGTCCCGCTTCGACGTGGAGCGGCCGATGACCGGGCTGGAGATCGAGCTGAACCTGGTCGACGACGAGTCCCAGCCGGCCATGCGCAACGCGGACGTGCTGGAGGCGATCGCCGATCCGAGCTTCCAGACCGAGCTGGGCCAGTTCAACGTGGAGATCAACGTCGCGCCGCGCCGGCTCACCGGCACCGGCACGGCGCAGTTCGAGGAGCACGTCCGGGCCAGCCTGAACGCCGCCGAGGAGAAGGCCCGGACGGTCGGCGCGCACATGGTGATGATCGGCATCCTGCCGACCCTGCGCCCGGAGCACCTGACCGCCGAGACCCTGTCGGCCAACCCGCGCTACGCCCTGCTCAACGAGCAGATCTTCGCCGCGCGCGGCGAGGACCTGCGGATCTCGATCAGCGGGGTGGAGCGGCTGGCCACCACGGCGGACACCATCACCCCCGAGGCCGCCTGCACGAGCACCCAGTTCCACCTGCAGGTCAGCCCGGCCCAGTTCGCCGACTACTGGAACGCCGCCCAGGCGATCGCCGGCGTCCAGGTCGCGCTGGGCGCCAACTCGCCGCTGCTGTTCGGCCGGGAGCTGTGGCGGGAGACGCGGGTGCCGCTGTTCCAGCAGGCCACCGACACCCGCGCCGAGGAGATCAAGGCCCAGGGGGTACGCCCCCGGGTCTGGTTCGGGGAACGCTGGATCACCAGCGTGTTCGACCTGTTCGAGGAGAACGTGCGCTACTTCCCGGCGCTGCTGCCGGTCTGCGACCCGGAGGACCCGGCGGAGACCCTCGCGGCCGGCGGCGTACCGAAGCTCGCCGAGTTGCGGCTGCACAACGGCACCGTCTACCGGTGGAACCGCCCGGTCTACGACGTGCTGAAGGGGCGCCCGCACCTGCGGGTGGAGAACCGGGTGCTGCCCGCCGGGCCGACCGTGCTGGACACCGTCGTCAACGGCGCCTTCTACTTCGGCCTGGTCCGCGCCCTCGCCGAGTCCGACCGGCCGCTCTGGTCGCAGATGTCGTTCAGCGCGGCCGAGGAGAACTTCACCAACTGCGCCCGGCACGGGATCGACGCCCAGGTGTTCTGGCCCGGGCTCGGCTACCTGCCGGTGACCGAACTGGTGTTGCGCCGGTTGCTGCCGCTGGCCCACCACGGGCTGGACCGGTGGGGCCTGGACCCGGCCGAGCGGGACCGGCTGCTCGGCATCGTCGAGCAGCGCTGCCTGACCGGCCGCAACGGCGCGACCTGGCAGGTGGAGACGCTGCACCGGCTGGAGTCCGCCGACCACCTGGACCGGCCGGAGGCGCTGCGCGAGGTGGTCCGCCACTACGTCGACCTGATGCACAGCAACCGTCCGGTCCACGAGTGGCCGATTCCCTGA
- the ctaD gene encoding cytochrome c oxidase subunit I: MPERVVTEPRDRGPAVLAPAQFGGYPGPVREAVKGNTLWRLLRTTDAKLIGLLYLVTSFAWFIVGGVMAMLIRAELGQPGMQFLSPEQYNQLFTMHGTIMLLLFATPMVFGFGNYIVPLQIGAPDVAFPRLNAFAYWLYLFGGLIAGAGFFTPQGAADFGWTAYTPLSTAQHSPGVGGNMWVVGLALSGLGTILGAVNLITTILTLRAPGMTMFRMPIFTWNLLLTSVLVIFVFPLLAAALFALASDRILHSHVYDPTTAGPMLWQHLFWFFGHPEVYIIALPFFGIITEIIPVFSRKPIFGYTGLVLATIAITILSMTVWAHHMFATGQVLLPFFSILSYLIAVPTGVKFFNWIGTMWKGQITFETPMLFAVGFLVTFLLGGLTGVLLASPPADFHVTDTYFVVAHFHYVLFGTIVFAAFGGLYFWFPKMTGRLLDERLGKMHFWTMFIGFHATFLVQHWLGAEGMPRRYADYLPGDGFTNLNVISTLGSFLLGASTLFVIYNIWKSWRYGAKVTVDDPWGFGNSLEWATTCPPPLRNFDRMPRIRSERPAFDLKYGPLVADLGRDLPQRTTKPPQHFAEELRRERHVPESPAAEGAHGARGAVEYQPAPQSGARPVEVPEPEEVRRPSFEETDEPEDTQFGPQRSRPTNPRWEHPRGHGDSTEN; the protein is encoded by the coding sequence ATGCCTGAGCGGGTAGTCACGGAGCCACGAGACCGGGGACCTGCCGTCCTCGCGCCGGCCCAGTTCGGCGGCTATCCCGGCCCGGTGCGGGAGGCGGTCAAGGGCAACACACTGTGGCGGCTGCTGCGCACCACCGACGCGAAGTTGATCGGCCTGCTCTACCTGGTCACGTCCTTCGCGTGGTTCATCGTCGGCGGGGTCATGGCCATGCTCATCCGGGCGGAGCTGGGCCAGCCCGGGATGCAGTTCCTCTCCCCCGAGCAGTACAACCAGCTGTTCACCATGCACGGCACGATCATGCTGCTGCTCTTCGCGACGCCGATGGTGTTCGGCTTCGGCAACTACATCGTGCCGTTGCAGATCGGCGCGCCGGATGTGGCGTTCCCCCGGCTCAACGCCTTCGCCTACTGGCTCTACCTCTTCGGGGGCCTGATCGCCGGGGCCGGGTTCTTCACCCCGCAGGGCGCGGCGGACTTCGGCTGGACCGCGTACACCCCGCTCAGCACCGCGCAGCACAGCCCTGGCGTCGGCGGGAACATGTGGGTGGTCGGCCTGGCGCTCTCCGGCCTCGGCACGATCCTCGGGGCGGTCAACCTGATCACCACGATCCTGACCCTGCGGGCACCCGGCATGACCATGTTCCGGATGCCGATCTTCACGTGGAACCTGCTGCTCACCAGCGTCCTGGTGATCTTCGTGTTTCCGCTGCTGGCCGCCGCGCTGTTCGCGCTCGCCTCGGACCGGATCCTGCACTCGCACGTCTACGACCCGACCACCGCCGGGCCGATGCTCTGGCAGCACCTCTTCTGGTTCTTCGGCCATCCCGAGGTCTACATCATCGCGCTGCCGTTCTTCGGCATCATCACCGAGATCATCCCGGTCTTCTCCCGCAAGCCGATCTTCGGTTACACGGGTCTGGTGCTCGCCACCATCGCGATCACCATCCTGTCGATGACCGTCTGGGCGCACCACATGTTCGCCACCGGTCAGGTGCTGCTGCCGTTCTTCAGCATCCTCAGCTACCTCATCGCGGTGCCGACGGGCGTGAAGTTCTTCAACTGGATCGGCACCATGTGGAAGGGCCAGATCACCTTCGAGACGCCGATGCTCTTCGCCGTCGGCTTCCTCGTCACGTTCCTGCTCGGCGGCCTGACCGGCGTCCTGCTGGCCAGCCCGCCGGCCGACTTCCACGTCACCGACACCTATTTCGTGGTGGCGCACTTCCACTACGTACTCTTCGGCACCATCGTCTTCGCCGCGTTCGGCGGGCTCTACTTCTGGTTCCCGAAGATGACGGGACGGCTGCTCGACGAGCGGCTCGGCAAGATGCACTTCTGGACCATGTTCATCGGGTTCCACGCCACCTTCCTGGTCCAGCACTGGCTGGGCGCCGAGGGCATGCCCCGCCGGTACGCCGACTACCTGCCCGGCGACGGCTTCACCAACCTCAACGTGATCTCCACCCTCGGCTCCTTCCTGCTCGGCGCGTCGACACTCTTCGTGATCTACAACATCTGGAAGTCCTGGCGGTACGGCGCCAAGGTCACTGTCGACGACCCGTGGGGCTTCGGTAACTCGCTGGAGTGGGCCACCACCTGCCCGCCGCCGCTGCGCAACTTCGACCGGATGCCGCGGATCCGCTCCGAGCGCCCGGCCTTCGACCTGAAGTACGGCCCGCTCGTCGCCGACCTCGGCCGGGACCTGCCGCAGCGCACCACCAAGCCCCCGCAGCACTTCGCCGAGGAGTTGCGCCGCGAGCGGCACGTCCCCGAGTCGCCGGCCGCCGAGGGCGCGCACGGCGCCCGTGGGGCCGTCGAGTACCAGCCCGCCCCGCAGTCGGGTGCCCGGCCGGTCGAGGTGCCGGAGCCGGAGGAGGTGCGCCGGCCCAGCTTCGAGGAGACCGACGAGCCGGAGGACACCCAGTTCGGTCCGCAACGCAGCAGGCCGACGAACCCCCGCTGGGAACACCCCCGCGGGCACGGGGACAGCACGGAGAACTGA
- a CDS encoding DUF3817 domain-containing protein has protein sequence MRETTIRLFVAAAIAEACSWAALLAGMAVKYGPPRNEIGVHVFGPVHGALFVAYGLLVLVVARQRRWSLWHTAIALACAVPPFATVLFERWARRRGLLAAPAAADRPLTPVG, from the coding sequence ATGCGCGAGACGACCATCCGGCTGTTCGTGGCGGCGGCCATCGCCGAAGCCTGCTCCTGGGCCGCCCTGCTGGCCGGCATGGCCGTCAAGTACGGGCCGCCGCGCAACGAGATCGGCGTGCACGTCTTCGGTCCGGTCCACGGCGCGCTGTTCGTGGCGTACGGGCTGCTCGTGCTCGTGGTGGCCCGGCAGCGGCGCTGGTCGTTGTGGCACACCGCGATCGCGCTCGCGTGCGCCGTGCCGCCGTTCGCCACGGTGCTCTTCGAACGCTGGGCCCGCCGCCGGGGCCTCCTCGCGGCCCCGGCCGCCGCCGACCGTCCCCTCACGCCGGTCGGCTGA
- a CDS encoding alpha/beta fold hydrolase encodes MFPGFTLSEIDLGPVRLRVRHGGSGPPVVLLHGHPRTHATWHRVAPLLAARHTVICPDLRGYGGSSKPPSDPAHTVYSKRAMAGDVVALLDALGHPRAAVVGHDRGCYVAMRTALDHPDRVTRLGVLDGVPIGEALARCDARFAARWWHWFFLGQLAKPAERVINADPDAWYGGSPEAMGAEAYADYRRAIHDPATVHAMCEDYRAGLGPDRAADDADRAAGRRIGCPVLFAWSERDDMVDLYGDPAAIWRDWADDVRAASVPSGHHMAEEAPAELAALLGDFLAG; translated from the coding sequence ATGTTCCCCGGATTCACCCTGTCGGAGATCGATCTCGGCCCGGTCCGGCTGCGGGTCCGGCACGGCGGCTCCGGGCCGCCGGTGGTGCTGCTGCACGGGCATCCGCGTACCCACGCCACCTGGCACCGGGTCGCGCCGCTGCTCGCCGCCCGGCACACGGTGATCTGCCCGGACCTGCGCGGGTACGGCGGTTCGTCGAAGCCGCCGAGCGACCCGGCGCACACGGTCTACTCGAAGCGGGCCATGGCCGGCGACGTGGTGGCGCTGCTCGACGCGCTCGGGCATCCCCGGGCGGCGGTCGTCGGCCACGACCGGGGCTGCTACGTGGCCATGCGCACCGCGCTGGACCATCCGGACCGGGTGACCCGGCTCGGCGTGCTGGACGGGGTGCCGATCGGCGAGGCCCTGGCCCGCTGCGACGCCCGGTTCGCGGCGCGCTGGTGGCACTGGTTCTTCCTCGGCCAGCTCGCCAAGCCGGCCGAGCGGGTGATCAACGCCGATCCGGACGCCTGGTACGGCGGCTCGCCGGAGGCGATGGGCGCGGAGGCGTACGCCGACTACCGCCGGGCGATCCACGACCCGGCCACGGTGCACGCCATGTGCGAGGACTACCGGGCCGGTCTCGGACCGGACCGGGCGGCGGACGACGCGGACCGGGCCGCCGGCCGGCGGATCGGCTGTCCGGTGCTGTTCGCCTGGTCCGAGCGGGACGACATGGTCGACCTGTACGGCGATCCGGCGGCGATCTGGCGGGACTGGGCCGACGACGTGCGGGCGGCCTCGGTACCCTCCGGCCACCACATGGCCGAGGAGGCCCCGGCGGAACTGGCCGCCCTGCTCGGGGACTTCCTGGCCGGGTGA
- a CDS encoding thiamine pyrophosphate-binding protein yields MADRTVADLVVERLRAWRVPRAFGYPGAAIAPLVEALDAAGGDPEFIPARHEETASFMATGHAKFTGGIGVCLATQGPSAVHLLNGLYDAKLDSKPVVAVVGEDITGPLGGAHEEIGLSRLFGDVCNQFVRYGRTPEQVPGLLDQAFRTAAATRSPTCVVLPYGLQVAAVPDLMPQVAGVMSATPGEPLARVLPHDVDLDAAAALMGAGQRVAILVGQGAHGAAEEIVALADRLGAGVATSLLGKPVLDERLPFHTGVLGEVGTTAAAQLMGGCDTLLMVGTNDPWTDWFPMPGQVRTVQIDIDGRRIGTRYPVDVPLVGDAAETLRALLARVPDRPNARWRGVVESSVDRWREAAAERAAAPAEPINPQLVLQELSTRVPRRGSLAVDVGSVIYWYARHLELPPGVRAQLCGTLGSMGCGLPYAVAAKLARPDEPVIALLGDGAMQLNGLAELITVAHHWQEWRDPRLVVLVLNNRDQSGMGGGRPPGAFADRRPDVPYAGWARLLGLHGVRVDRPDLVGPAWDEVLAADRPSVLEAVVDPAVPLDPPEPALADLRGLFADGDAARRVRERVLDTGTAVEAEDLL; encoded by the coding sequence ATGGCTGACCGCACCGTGGCGGACCTGGTCGTCGAACGGTTGCGGGCCTGGCGGGTGCCACGGGCCTTCGGTTACCCGGGTGCGGCGATCGCGCCCCTGGTCGAGGCGCTCGACGCGGCGGGCGGGGATCCGGAGTTCATCCCCGCCCGACACGAGGAGACCGCCTCGTTCATGGCCACCGGGCACGCCAAGTTCACCGGCGGGATCGGGGTGTGCCTGGCCACCCAGGGGCCCAGCGCGGTGCACCTGCTCAACGGTCTCTACGACGCCAAGCTGGACAGCAAACCGGTGGTGGCCGTCGTGGGCGAGGACATCACCGGCCCGCTCGGTGGGGCGCACGAGGAGATCGGGCTGAGCCGCCTCTTCGGCGACGTCTGCAATCAGTTCGTCCGCTACGGCCGCACGCCCGAGCAGGTGCCGGGCCTGCTGGACCAGGCGTTCCGCACCGCGGCGGCGACCCGCAGCCCGACGTGCGTGGTGCTGCCGTACGGGCTTCAGGTGGCCGCCGTTCCCGACCTGATGCCGCAGGTCGCCGGCGTGATGTCGGCGACCCCGGGCGAGCCGCTGGCCCGGGTGCTGCCGCACGACGTCGACCTGGACGCGGCCGCGGCGCTGATGGGCGCCGGCCAACGGGTGGCCATCCTGGTCGGCCAGGGCGCACACGGCGCGGCCGAGGAGATCGTGGCCCTCGCCGACCGGCTCGGCGCGGGCGTGGCCACCTCGCTGCTGGGCAAGCCGGTGCTGGACGAGCGACTGCCGTTCCACACCGGCGTGCTCGGCGAGGTCGGCACCACGGCCGCCGCGCAGCTCATGGGCGGCTGCGACACCCTGCTCATGGTCGGCACCAACGACCCGTGGACGGACTGGTTCCCCATGCCCGGTCAGGTCCGCACGGTCCAGATCGACATCGACGGCCGGCGCATCGGCACCCGGTACCCCGTGGACGTGCCCCTGGTGGGCGACGCCGCGGAGACGCTGCGCGCGCTGCTGGCCCGGGTGCCGGACCGGCCCAACGCCCGGTGGCGGGGCGTGGTGGAGAGTTCGGTCGACAGGTGGCGCGAGGCCGCCGCCGAGCGGGCGGCCGCCCCCGCCGAGCCGATCAACCCACAGCTGGTGCTGCAGGAACTCTCCACGCGGGTGCCGCGCCGCGGCTCGCTCGCGGTGGACGTCGGCTCGGTCATCTACTGGTACGCCCGGCACCTGGAACTGCCGCCGGGCGTCCGGGCCCAGCTCTGCGGCACGCTCGGCTCGATGGGCTGCGGCCTGCCGTACGCGGTGGCCGCGAAGCTGGCCCGCCCGGACGAGCCGGTGATCGCGCTGCTCGGCGACGGGGCCATGCAGCTCAACGGGCTGGCCGAGCTGATCACCGTGGCGCACCACTGGCAGGAGTGGCGGGATCCCCGGCTCGTGGTGCTGGTGCTGAACAACCGCGACCAGTCCGGGATGGGCGGCGGCCGCCCGCCCGGCGCGTTCGCCGACCGGCGGCCCGACGTGCCGTACGCCGGCTGGGCCCGGCTGCTGGGCCTGCACGGGGTGCGCGTGGACCGCCCCGACCTGGTCGGTCCCGCCTGGGACGAGGTGCTCGCCGCGGACCGGCCCAGCGTGCTGGAGGCCGTGGTCGACCCGGCGGTCCCGCTGGATCCGCCCGAGCCGGCCCTGGCCGACCTGCGCGGCCTGTTCGCCGACGGCGACGCGGCCCGCCGGGTACGCGAACGGGTCCTGGACACCGGAACCGCCGTGGAGGCGGAGGACCTGCTCTAG